One Halarcobacter ebronensis genomic window carries:
- a CDS encoding OmpA family protein: MKKILLSTVLCATMMFAANSEYKYEVTPMIGGAITEGNLDLDRHYANAGISIGANLDESMFDQVELGFLRSLGDVDYKNGVNGNTDTSVTRLFTNVIKDYKINDTISLYALAGLGVEFFDNESDNNQNGVFGNYGFGLKYKINEMLSLKTDIRHLVSFDGGDNNLLYTVGLAIPFGKKATSAPVVKEEPKPEPIKEVAPIDSDGDGVADINDKCPDTPKGDIVDENGCSLKVNLNILFDFDSARIKNSYDSRIKKFADFMKAFPSVKGKIEAHTDSVGTEEYNQKLSERRAASVAKALEAYGVEKSRLKSIGYGETKPVDTNDTAEGRAQNRRVEGSIQR, encoded by the coding sequence ATGAAAAAAATTCTATTATCTACAGTACTATGTGCAACAATGATGTTTGCTGCAAATAGTGAGTATAAATATGAAGTTACTCCAATGATTGGTGGAGCTATTACAGAAGGAAATCTAGATTTAGATAGACACTATGCAAATGCTGGTATTAGCATTGGTGCAAATTTAGATGAATCTATGTTTGATCAAGTTGAATTAGGATTTTTAAGAAGCCTTGGTGATGTTGACTACAAAAATGGAGTAAATGGTAATACAGATACTTCAGTAACTAGACTTTTCACTAACGTTATTAAAGATTATAAAATCAATGACACTATTTCATTATATGCATTAGCTGGTCTTGGTGTTGAATTTTTTGACAATGAATCAGATAATAATCAAAATGGTGTATTTGGAAACTACGGTTTTGGTCTTAAATACAAAATCAATGAAATGTTATCTCTAAAAACAGATATTAGACACTTAGTATCTTTTGATGGAGGAGACAATAACCTTCTTTATACTGTTGGTCTTGCTATTCCATTTGGTAAAAAAGCAACATCAGCTCCTGTTGTAAAAGAGGAGCCAAAACCAGAACCAATAAAAGAGGTTGCTCCAATAGACAGCGATGGTGACGGAGTTGCAGATATTAACGATAAATGTCCAGATACACCAAAAGGTGATATTGTAGATGAAAATGGTTGTTCATTAAAAGTAAACTTAAACATTCTTTTTGATTTTGATAGTGCAAGAATTAAAAACTCTTACGACTCAAGAATCAAAAAATTTGCTGACTTTATGAAAGCATTCCCATCTGTAAAAGGTAAAATTGAGGCACATACTGACTCAGTTGGTACTGAAGAGTATAACCAAAAATTATCAGAAAGAAGAGCTGCTTCAGTTGCAAAAGCATTAGAGGCTTATGGAGTTGAAAAATCAAGACTTAAATCGATTGGTTATGGTGAAACAAAACCTGTTGATACAAATGATACAGCAGAAGGTAGAGCACAAAACAGAAGAGTTGAAGGTTCTATTCAAAGATAA
- a CDS encoding ribose-phosphate pyrophosphokinase, translating into MAKFKLFSGTANREFAEKVSKYLNMSVGGASIQKFSDGEISVQIQESVRGQDVFIVQPTCAPTNDHLMELLIIIDALKRSSAKSISAVMPYFGYARQDRKAAPRVPISAKLVADMLETAGIDRVITIDLHAAQIQGFFNIPVDNLYGSVLFVDYLRSKNLPNPIIASPDIGGVARARSYANKLGYDLVIVDKRREKANVAEVMNIIGEVDGKDVILVDDMVDTAGTLVKAAEALKQRGATSVMACCTHGVLSGPAFERINDGTLDELVITDTIPMRGSSNKITVLSATRIIGETIRRITNNESVNSIFID; encoded by the coding sequence ATGGCAAAATTTAAGCTTTTTAGCGGTACTGCGAACCGTGAATTTGCTGAAAAAGTTAGTAAATACTTAAATATGTCCGTTGGAGGGGCAAGTATACAAAAATTTAGTGACGGAGAGATCTCTGTTCAAATACAAGAGAGTGTTAGAGGACAAGATGTATTTATTGTTCAACCTACATGTGCTCCAACAAATGACCACTTAATGGAACTTCTTATTATTATTGATGCTCTTAAAAGATCAAGTGCAAAATCAATTTCAGCAGTAATGCCTTATTTTGGATACGCAAGACAAGATAGAAAAGCTGCTCCAAGAGTTCCAATTTCAGCAAAACTTGTTGCTGATATGCTTGAAACGGCAGGAATTGATAGGGTTATTACAATCGATTTACATGCTGCTCAAATTCAAGGTTTCTTTAATATCCCTGTTGACAACCTTTATGGTTCAGTTTTATTTGTTGATTACCTAAGATCAAAAAATCTTCCAAATCCAATTATTGCAAGTCCAGATATTGGTGGGGTTGCAAGAGCTAGATCTTATGCAAACAAATTAGGATATGACTTAGTTATTGTTGACAAAAGAAGAGAAAAAGCAAATGTAGCTGAAGTTATGAATATCATTGGTGAAGTTGATGGGAAAGATGTAATTTTAGTTGATGATATGGTTGATACTGCTGGAACTTTAGTAAAAGCTGCTGAAGCTTTAAAACAAAGAGGAGCAACATCTGTTATGGCTTGCTGTACACATGGAGTTCTATCTGGTCCTGCTTTTGAAAGAATCAATGACGGTACACTTGATGAGCTTGTTATCACTGATACAATTCCAATGAGAGGAAGCAGTAATAAAATTACTGTTTTAAGCGCAACTAGAATTATTGGTGAAACAATTAGAAGAATTACAAACAATGAGTCAGTTAACTCTATTTTTATAGATTAA
- a CDS encoding MFS transporter, giving the protein MITKKQLLVMSLSTGINVANIYYNQPILNTIAQDLNVSHMAVGNLPTFSQAGYGLGLLLVSPLGDKIDRKKLIIILHYCLALTLVGLSFITNIYVLYFLSLLTGLFAVSAQVVIPMAAAMSPREKGKTVGTIFSGLLGGILIARTFSGYVTDFFGNWHYVFAISALLVLMCNYFIIKTLPNMETHFDKSYPSLIKSSIFQLKRFSLLRRNSLLIALSFGVFCSFWTTLTFKLSEEPFNYNSDVIGLFGILAITGVILAPKIGKLADRVNPIFTKFLSVIFLIVSILAIRWFEDSLFAFIFATILLDIGVQAIQISNLAQIYTLDEKAHSRINTAYMSIMFLGGAIGTFVGVLAWQNGGWNYVTGQLLIWSILALFVLLYSLKYNKIVDN; this is encoded by the coding sequence ATGATTACAAAAAAACAATTATTAGTAATGTCCCTTTCTACAGGAATAAATGTTGCAAATATTTATTATAATCAACCAATATTAAATACTATTGCACAGGATTTAAATGTAAGCCACATGGCAGTTGGAAATCTACCAACTTTTTCACAAGCAGGATATGGACTTGGTCTTCTTTTAGTTAGTCCCCTTGGAGATAAAATTGATAGAAAAAAACTTATTATTATTTTGCATTATTGTTTAGCTCTAACTCTTGTTGGACTATCTTTTATCACAAATATTTATGTACTATATTTTTTAAGTTTATTAACTGGTCTGTTTGCTGTTTCAGCACAAGTTGTTATTCCAATGGCTGCAGCCATGAGCCCAAGGGAAAAAGGTAAAACTGTAGGAACTATTTTTAGTGGATTATTAGGGGGAATTTTAATAGCAAGAACTTTTAGTGGATATGTAACTGATTTTTTTGGAAATTGGCATTATGTATTTGCAATCTCTGCACTATTAGTATTAATGTGTAATTACTTCATAATTAAAACTTTACCAAATATGGAAACACATTTTGATAAAAGTTACCCTTCATTAATCAAATCATCAATTTTTCAACTAAAAAGATTCTCTCTTTTAAGAAGAAACTCTTTATTGATTGCTCTTTCATTTGGTGTGTTTTGTTCTTTTTGGACAACATTAACATTCAAATTAAGTGAAGAGCCATTTAATTATAACAGTGATGTAATTGGATTATTTGGTATTTTAGCAATTACAGGAGTTATTTTAGCTCCAAAAATTGGAAAACTTGCAGACAGAGTAAATCCAATTTTTACAAAATTTTTATCAGTTATTTTTTTAATTGTAAGTATCTTGGCAATTAGATGGTTTGAGGATTCACTTTTTGCATTTATCTTTGCAACAATTCTACTTGATATTGGTGTTCAAGCAATTCAAATTAGTAACTTAGCTCAAATTTATACCTTAGATGAAAAAGCTCACAGCAGAATAAATACAGCCTATATGTCAATTATGTTTTTAGGTGGAGCAATTGGAACTTTTGTTGGAGTTTTAGCTTGGCAAAATGGTGGATGGAATTATGTAACAGGGCAGTTACTAATATGGTCAATACTAGCTTTGTTTGTGCTGTTATATAGTTTGAAATATAATAAAATAGTAGATAATTAA
- a CDS encoding helix-turn-helix domain-containing protein — translation MESLEEFYQRISVALPQNINSDIGHFNIFKRGDHLNCSTLPYSRKDYFKITLLKGKNRIHYAQKTVQSDKYALMFSDPLVPYSWDSLDGKKDGYFCIFTESFFHYFGKVRDYPVFKPNQNKLFLLDEDSLIRCEKIFLEMEKEINSDYEYKDDLLRNLTLELIHLAMRMEPAKESYIEPKNKKNKISTLFNDLLERQFPINLPYERLELKNPNDYSRLLDIHTNHLNRILKETTSKTTSEIIASRILDEAKILLKHSSWKVNEISYSLGYEDSAHFINFFKKRVNYTPQKYRTLENV, via the coding sequence ATGGAAAGTTTAGAAGAATTTTATCAAAGAATATCAGTAGCATTACCCCAAAATATTAATAGTGATATTGGTCATTTTAATATTTTCAAAAGAGGTGATCATTTAAATTGTTCTACTTTACCTTATAGTAGAAAAGATTATTTTAAAATAACTCTTTTAAAGGGGAAAAATAGAATTCACTATGCTCAAAAAACAGTTCAAAGTGACAAATATGCTTTGATGTTCTCTGATCCTTTGGTTCCATATAGTTGGGACTCTTTAGATGGTAAGAAAGATGGATATTTTTGTATTTTTACAGAATCCTTCTTTCACTATTTTGGTAAAGTAAGAGATTATCCCGTTTTCAAACCAAATCAAAACAAACTTTTTTTATTGGATGAAGATAGTTTAATTAGATGTGAAAAAATATTTTTAGAGATGGAAAAAGAGATAAACTCTGACTATGAATATAAAGATGATTTATTAAGAAACCTAACACTAGAGCTTATTCATCTTGCAATGAGAATGGAACCTGCAAAAGAGTCTTATATTGAACCTAAAAATAAAAAAAATAAGATATCAACACTTTTTAATGATCTTTTAGAGAGACAATTTCCTATAAATTTACCCTATGAAAGATTAGAACTTAAAAATCCAAATGATTATTCAAGACTATTAGATATTCATACAAATCATCTAAATAGAATATTAAAAGAGACCACTTCAAAAACTACAAGTGAGATTATTGCTTCAAGAATACTTGATGAAGCAAAAATTTTATTAAAACACAGCTCATGGAAAGTAAATGAAATTTCATACTCACTTGGATATGAAGACTCAGCACATTTCATAAATTTTTTTAAAAAAAGAGTTAATTACACCCCTCAAAAATACCGAACTCTTGAAAATGTTTGA
- the mnmA gene encoding tRNA 2-thiouridine(34) synthase MnmA — MKKVMVGMSGGIDSSVTAYMLQNEGYEVEGIYLKLHNRTDGYHEKNLGYIKDVANFLGIKYHILDLADEFKEEVYDYFVNSYLEGTTPNPCVKCNRQIKFGAMLDFAKEHGASYLATGHYAKTDGEFFYEADDKTKDQSYFLSQVTKEALPYMMFPLSTYKKEDIIKFGEKLDSAYKRITEKNESQEICFVETVYTDVVKRHANIDMPGNVLDEEGNVVGKHKGYMHYTIGKRRGFTVDGAHEPHFVTKLNPTDNTIIVGKKEALEINSVEIENLNMFIDEKEFDCTVKLRYRSKSTPCHVKLENNKGQIELKEPVFGVASGQLAVFYKDEKVLGSGWIKNTK, encoded by the coding sequence ATGAAAAAAGTAATGGTTGGGATGAGTGGAGGAATTGACTCATCGGTTACGGCATATATGCTACAAAACGAAGGATATGAAGTAGAAGGAATCTACCTAAAACTTCATAACAGAACAGACGGTTATCACGAAAAAAATCTTGGTTATATAAAAGATGTTGCTAATTTCTTAGGTATAAAATACCATATTTTAGATTTGGCAGATGAGTTTAAAGAGGAAGTTTATGACTACTTTGTTAACTCATACTTAGAAGGAACTACACCAAATCCATGTGTAAAATGTAATAGACAGATTAAATTTGGAGCAATGCTTGATTTTGCAAAAGAGCATGGAGCTTCATATCTTGCAACTGGTCACTATGCAAAAACAGATGGAGAGTTTTTTTATGAAGCTGATGATAAAACAAAAGATCAAAGCTATTTTTTATCACAAGTAACTAAAGAAGCACTTCCTTATATGATGTTTCCACTTAGCACATATAAAAAAGAGGATATTATCAAATTTGGTGAAAAACTAGATTCAGCTTATAAAAGAATTACAGAGAAAAATGAGTCACAAGAGATCTGTTTTGTTGAGACTGTTTATACTGATGTGGTAAAAAGACATGCAAATATTGATATGCCTGGAAATGTTTTAGATGAAGAGGGAAATGTTGTAGGAAAACATAAAGGATATATGCACTATACAATTGGTAAAAGAAGAGGTTTTACAGTTGATGGTGCCCATGAACCTCACTTTGTTACTAAACTAAATCCAACAGACAATACTATTATTGTTGGTAAAAAAGAGGCTTTAGAGATAAATAGTGTTGAGATTGAAAATCTTAATATGTTTATTGATGAAAAAGAGTTTGACTGTACTGTTAAGTTAAGATATAGATCAAAATCTACACCTTGTCATGTAAAACTTGAAAACAACAAAGGACAAATTGAGCTAAAAGAGCCAGTTTTTGGGGTAGCTTCAGGACAGCTTGCAGTTTTTTATAAAGATGAAAAGGTATTAGGTAGCGGGTGGATAAAAAACACTAAATAG
- the folK gene encoding 2-amino-4-hydroxy-6-hydroxymethyldihydropteridine diphosphokinase: MKKKLTSQLTIFKTSNFPRKIKINSNKKYCVTIGIGGNIGNTKKFFDKLFLYLKSDTRFDVLITSPLLLNPPFGFLEQNHFLNGIIALKTNLAPNAFLKSMQRLEKRLGRKRSFQDAPRTLDIDIIFFDNKKINTEKLIIPHKNWAHRESVTIPLKYM, translated from the coding sequence ATGAAAAAAAAATTGACTTCACAATTAACTATTTTTAAAACTTCCAATTTCCCTAGAAAAATCAAAATAAACTCAAACAAAAAGTATTGTGTAACTATCGGTATTGGGGGAAATATTGGAAATACAAAAAAATTCTTTGATAAACTATTCTTATATTTAAAATCTGATACAAGATTTGATGTACTTATAACCTCTCCCCTACTTCTAAACCCTCCCTTTGGTTTTTTGGAGCAGAATCACTTTTTAAATGGTATAATTGCGCTCAAAACTAATCTAGCACCAAATGCTTTTTTAAAGAGTATGCAAAGATTAGAGAAAAGATTGGGAAGAAAGCGATCCTTTCAAGATGCGCCTAGGACCTTGGATATTGATATAATTTTTTTTGATAATAAAAAAATAAATACAGAAAAACTTATTATACCTCACAAAAATTGGGCCCATAGAGAGTCAGTGACTATTCCTTTAAAATATATGTAG
- a CDS encoding aminopeptidase P family protein, whose amino-acid sequence MKRKTMKNYILLNENAIYYECGFSCDNVVFLNLGDDKYFITDARYTTEAKEFAKGCEVVQSSDLVEDVKNILKKSKIKKITFDPNDFKLSFYQKVVENTKTKFEAIENFSKQKRIIKSDEEIELLKKAANIGRAGFKELAKYIRKNGYNQSENYLHFKAIEKLSHSGKYDLSFDPIVAINKNAAKPHALPTKTKLKLNDLVLVDAGVKYKRYCSDRTCTSNVNFENFNFKREQKFKNKKHQKIYDLVLKAQLNAIQKARVGMKASQIDQLTREIITKGGYGDYFVHSTGHGVGLDIHEFPNINSKSDVIIEDNMVFTIEPGIYLPNEFGVRIEDTVVMKNGKAQIL is encoded by the coding sequence ATTAAAAGGAAAACTATGAAGAACTACATTTTACTAAATGAAAATGCAATATATTATGAATGTGGCTTCTCATGCGACAATGTAGTTTTTTTAAACCTAGGAGATGACAAATATTTTATAACTGATGCAAGATACACAACTGAGGCAAAAGAGTTTGCAAAAGGGTGCGAAGTTGTACAGAGTTCTGACCTTGTTGAAGATGTAAAAAATATATTAAAAAAATCAAAAATCAAAAAGATAACTTTTGATCCAAATGACTTCAAACTCTCTTTTTATCAAAAAGTAGTAGAAAATACAAAAACAAAATTTGAAGCAATAGAGAATTTTTCTAAACAAAAAAGAATCATCAAAAGTGATGAAGAGATAGAACTTCTAAAAAAAGCTGCAAATATTGGAAGAGCTGGTTTTAAAGAACTTGCTAAATATATTAGAAAAAATGGTTACAATCAAAGTGAAAACTATCTTCACTTTAAAGCAATTGAAAAACTAAGTCATAGTGGCAAATACGATTTAAGTTTTGACCCAATAGTTGCAATAAATAAAAATGCAGCAAAACCCCATGCACTTCCAACAAAAACAAAACTAAAACTAAATGATTTGGTTTTAGTTGATGCTGGAGTTAAATATAAAAGATATTGTTCAGATAGAACTTGTACCTCAAATGTAAATTTTGAAAATTTCAATTTTAAAAGAGAACAAAAATTCAAAAATAAAAAACACCAAAAAATTTATGATTTGGTTCTAAAAGCTCAATTAAATGCAATCCAAAAAGCAAGGGTTGGAATGAAAGCTTCTCAAATTGACCAATTAACTAGGGAAATAATAACCAAAGGTGGTTATGGAGATTATTTTGTACATAGCACAGGACATGGAGTTGGACTTGATATCCATGAGTTTCCAAATATAAACTCAAAATCTGATGTTATTATTGAAGATAACATGGTATTTACAATTGAACCAGGTATTTATTTGCCAAATGAATTTGGAGTTAGAATTGAGGATACTGTTGTTATGAAAAATGGTAAAGCACAAATCCTATAA
- the aroQ gene encoding type II 3-dehydroquinate dehydratase has product MKIAVIQGPNLNMLGIREQHIYGPMSLEQIHEQMKAGAAQNGVELEFFQSNLEGEIVDRIQECLGEVDGILINPAAYSHTSIAIKDALSAVNLPTIEVHISNIYKREEYRQKSVTAAAVTGVITGFGPFGYHMGLMALTQIISEVKAVQAQQQKAQAEAQQK; this is encoded by the coding sequence ATGAAAATAGCGGTAATTCAAGGTCCAAATCTAAATATGTTAGGAATTAGAGAACAACATATTTATGGTCCGATGAGTTTAGAACAAATTCATGAACAAATGAAAGCTGGTGCAGCTCAAAATGGTGTTGAGTTAGAATTTTTTCAGTCAAATCTTGAGGGTGAAATAGTTGATAGAATCCAAGAGTGTTTAGGTGAAGTGGATGGGATTTTAATTAACCCTGCAGCTTATTCTCACACTTCTATTGCAATCAAAGATGCTTTAAGTGCAGTAAATTTACCAACAATTGAAGTACATATTTCAAATATTTATAAAAGAGAAGAGTATAGACAAAAATCAGTTACAGCAGCTGCAGTAACAGGTGTTATTACAGGTTTTGGTCCATTTGGTTATCATATGGGACTTATGGCTTTAACTCAAATTATCTCTGAAGTAAAAGCAGTTCAAGCTCAACAACAAAAAGCTCAAGCTGAAGCTCAACAAAAATAA
- the mqnF gene encoding aminofutalosine deaminase family hydrolase — MKALKASWVLTCDENSTIIKDGAIVYDKKIIDVATYEFIKEKYPSLEIQDLGENSVLMPGLINSHIHLEFSSNTTTLKYGNFLTWLNSVITSREKLVEKATKSLIKEKLDFIKRSGTTTIGAISSYSFDLDSCFESDLNVVYFNEVIGSKPDMIDTLFSDFKSRLELSKKRKREGFYPSVAIHSPYSVHPFLVRESLKLAREENLKVSAHFLESPQEFEWLHKDEGGFLEFFKNFLGQEKAVTKPMQFLEQFSKIDTLSFSHCVEASNNDLEKIKELGAVINHCATSNRVLNNSKLDIEKLIDINLPFSIGTDGLSSNNSLSMFDELRNALMIHTSHDIVKLAKLLVKAATKNGALALGLNKGELKKGFDADIIAIFLPDEVEDEEYLEMNIILHIKNTDKTIIGGIDV, encoded by the coding sequence ATGAAAGCATTAAAAGCATCGTGGGTTTTAACTTGTGATGAAAATAGTACCATTATAAAAGATGGTGCTATTGTTTATGATAAAAAAATCATTGATGTAGCAACTTATGAATTTATAAAAGAGAAATATCCCTCTTTGGAGATTCAAGATTTAGGTGAAAACTCAGTTTTAATGCCAGGCCTTATAAACTCTCATATCCATTTAGAGTTCTCTTCAAATACAACAACACTAAAATATGGTAACTTTTTAACTTGGCTTAATTCAGTTATAACCTCAAGGGAAAAACTTGTTGAAAAAGCAACAAAAAGCCTAATAAAAGAGAAATTGGACTTTATAAAAAGAAGTGGAACAACAACAATTGGAGCAATCTCTTCTTATTCATTTGATTTAGATTCTTGTTTTGAATCTGATTTAAATGTTGTTTATTTTAATGAAGTTATTGGAAGCAAACCAGATATGATAGATACTCTTTTCTCAGATTTTAAATCTAGATTAGAGCTTTCTAAAAAGAGAAAAAGAGAGGGATTTTATCCTAGTGTTGCAATTCACTCTCCATACTCTGTTCACCCTTTTTTAGTAAGAGAGTCATTAAAACTTGCAAGAGAAGAGAATTTAAAAGTTTCTGCTCACTTTTTAGAATCACCACAAGAGTTTGAGTGGTTACATAAAGATGAAGGTGGTTTTTTAGAGTTTTTTAAAAACTTTTTAGGACAAGAAAAAGCTGTTACAAAACCAATGCAGTTTTTAGAACAGTTTAGTAAAATAGATACTCTTTCTTTTTCCCATTGTGTAGAGGCATCAAACAATGATTTAGAAAAAATAAAAGAGTTAGGGGCGGTAATAAATCATTGTGCAACTTCAAATAGAGTTTTAAATAACTCTAAACTTGATATAGAAAAACTAATAGATATAAATCTTCCTTTTTCTATTGGAACAGATGGCTTGAGCTCTAATAACTCTTTGTCTATGTTTGATGAGTTAAGAAATGCACTTATGATTCATACTTCACATGATATTGTAAAATTAGCCAAACTTTTAGTTAAAGCTGCTACAAAAAATGGTGCTTTGGCATTAGGTTTAAACAAAGGTGAACTTAAAAAAGGTTTTGATGCTGATATAATAGCAATCTTCTTACCTGATGAGGTAGAAGATGAAGAGTATTTAGAAATGAATATAATTTTACATATAAAAAATACAGATAAAACTATCATTGGAGGTATTGATGTTTGA
- the sppA gene encoding signal peptide peptidase SppA, with the protein MFDTLKKLFYPIIAILDFITKYFKTIVFLTIIYFVVSSSNDATSGNGLEQANLQKIELFGPIMSIEKVMEQIDEAKRNSNIKGVLLDVNSPGGAVAPSVELSHAIKELSSVKPVVAYASGVMASGSYYASIWANKIVANPGAMIGSIGVIFQGTNLEELMNKIGVKTQTIKAGKYKESGTPTRAWSEPEKQELEKVINDTYQMFVSDVAKARKLKVQDHTKFADAHIFTSSQAKEVGLVDDVATLTYAKNLIIKLSKVDKPSWKKEDKFDKFLDRVISEAVTNFSVMFNSTLKAY; encoded by the coding sequence ATGTTTGATACTTTAAAAAAACTATTTTATCCTATTATTGCGATACTTGATTTTATTACAAAATATTTTAAAACAATAGTCTTTTTAACAATCATCTATTTTGTTGTTTCAAGTTCAAATGATGCAACAAGTGGAAATGGCTTAGAACAGGCAAATTTGCAAAAAATTGAGCTATTTGGTCCAATTATGAGTATTGAAAAAGTTATGGAACAAATAGATGAAGCTAAAAGAAATAGCAATATAAAAGGTGTTCTTTTAGATGTTAACTCTCCTGGTGGTGCAGTTGCTCCTTCTGTTGAACTTTCACATGCAATAAAAGAGTTAAGTTCTGTAAAACCTGTTGTAGCTTATGCAAGTGGAGTTATGGCAAGTGGAAGTTATTATGCTTCAATTTGGGCAAATAAAATTGTTGCAAACCCTGGGGCTATGATTGGTTCTATTGGAGTTATTTTTCAAGGTACAAATCTTGAAGAGCTAATGAATAAAATTGGAGTTAAAACCCAAACAATAAAAGCTGGAAAATATAAAGAGTCAGGAACCCCAACAAGAGCTTGGTCAGAACCAGAAAAGCAAGAGCTTGAAAAGGTTATAAATGACACATATCAAATGTTTGTAAGTGATGTGGCGAAGGCAAGAAAATTAAAAGTTCAAGACCATACAAAATTTGCAGATGCACATATTTTTACCTCTTCTCAAGCAAAAGAGGTTGGTTTGGTTGATGATGTTGCAACTCTTACTTATGCAAAAAATTTGATTATAAAACTATCAAAAGTTGATAAGCCTTCTTGGAAAAAAGAGGATAAATTTGATAAGTTTTTAGACAGAGTTATAAGTGAAGCTGTAACAAACTTCTCTGTTATGTTTAACTCAACTTTAAAAGCCTATTAA
- a CDS encoding acetate/propionate family kinase: MLVFILNAGSSSLKYQLMNPVIKKVFASGICERIGIDGVLKHEYGDGKELKLEIDMPTHKEAIEAVLSTLTVGEGKVIDSINDIEAIGHRAVHGGEEFSGSVMVTNKVIDTMKRLIPLAPLHNPANILGMEICQELMPGKPNVAVFDTAFHQTMPDYAYMYALPYDQYTKHGIRKYGFHGTSHYYVSNEARQMLDKKHNTRIIVCHLGNGSSVSAVYNGKCIDTSMGLTPVQGLMMGTRSGDVGAGALQYMMSQEGITIDEALNVMNKKSGILGISGKSSDLREVLDGMTAGDDRCRLAVDMVAYNIKKYVGSYVAALDGVDALCFTGGIGENAALIREKVCAGLDAMGLVLDPVKNNKRRKDARDIATNGSHSRIFVIPTNEEYVIANDTYKVVMGNKSC; the protein is encoded by the coding sequence ATGTTAGTATTTATTTTAAACGCAGGTAGTTCATCATTAAAGTATCAATTAATGAATCCAGTGATAAAAAAAGTTTTTGCATCAGGGATTTGTGAGAGAATTGGTATAGATGGGGTATTAAAGCATGAGTATGGGGATGGCAAAGAGCTTAAGTTAGAGATTGACATGCCTACACACAAAGAAGCTATTGAAGCTGTTTTATCTACTTTAACTGTGGGTGAAGGTAAGGTTATTGATTCAATAAATGATATTGAAGCAATTGGGCATAGAGCAGTTCACGGAGGAGAAGAATTCTCAGGTTCAGTAATGGTAACAAATAAAGTTATTGACACAATGAAAAGATTAATACCTTTAGCTCCACTTCATAACCCAGCAAATATTCTTGGTATGGAGATCTGCCAAGAGTTAATGCCTGGAAAACCAAATGTTGCTGTTTTTGATACTGCATTTCACCAAACTATGCCTGATTATGCTTATATGTATGCTCTGCCATATGATCAATATACTAAACATGGTATTAGAAAATATGGTTTCCATGGTACAAGTCACTACTATGTTTCAAATGAAGCTAGACAAATGTTAGATAAAAAACACAATACAAGAATTATTGTTTGTCACTTAGGAAATGGTTCATCTGTTTCTGCTGTTTACAATGGGAAATGTATTGATACTTCAATGGGTCTTACTCCTGTTCAAGGTCTTATGATGGGTACTAGATCTGGAGATGTTGGTGCTGGTGCACTACAATATATGATGAGCCAAGAGGGAATCACTATTGATGAAGCATTAAATGTTATGAACAAAAAATCTGGTATTTTAGGAATCTCTGGAAAATCCTCTGACTTAAGAGAGGTGTTAGATGGTATGACAGCAGGTGATGATAGATGCAGATTAGCTGTTGATATGGTTGCTTATAATATCAAAAAATATGTTGGTTCTTATGTTGCTGCACTTGATGGTGTTGATGCTTTATGTTTTACTGGGGGGATTGGTGAAAATGCTGCACTTATTAGAGAGAAAGTTTGTGCAGGATTAGATGCAATGGGATTAGTTTTAGACCCAGTAAAAAATAATAAAAGAAGAAAAGATGCAAGAGACATTGCAACAAATGGTTCACACTCAAGAATCTTTGTTATTCCAACAAATGAAGAGTATGTAATTGCTAATGACACTTATAAAGTTGTTATGGGAAATAAATCTTGTTAA